In Zingiber officinale cultivar Zhangliang chromosome 8B, Zo_v1.1, whole genome shotgun sequence, a single genomic region encodes these proteins:
- the LOC122014972 gene encoding alpha-glucosidase 2-like isoform X3: MAVSINSNISCSTIPPLRCHFQLINIPIKGIDSPRFSLGLPISRWNRSIGVARSRIGGRSASLDLEMEEQRIASGKMVFQPILEAGVFRFDCTASDRSAVLPSLSFADPKAREKSIEAQMLPEFVPTFERCDGQQTVTIQFPSGTSFYGTGEVSGPLERTGKRIFTWNTDAWGFGPGTTSLYQSHPWVLAVLPDGKAFGILADTTRRCEIDLRIAAIVKFVSAAVYPIITFGPCNSPTKVLMSLSHAIGTIFMPPKWSLGYHQCRWSYESAEKVKEIARTFRDKGIPCDVIWMDIDYMDGFRCFTFDKSYDQEHFSDPESMVNDLHARGFKAIWMLDPGIKMEDGYFVYESGSENNVWIKKADGEPFVGEVWPGPCVFPDFTQQSTRLWWANLVKDFISNGVDGIWNDMNEPAVFKTVTKTMPVSNIHRGDPELGGCQNHFHYHNVYGMLMARSTQEGMKMANSNKRPFVLTRAGFIGSQRYAATWTGDNLSNWEHLHMSLSMVLQLGLSGQPYSGPDIGGFAGNATPKLFGRWMGLASFFPFCRGHSEKRTADHEPWSFGVECEEICRLALLRRYRLLPHIYTLFYLAHTKGTPVTSPVFFADSTDAKLRNVENSFLLGPLLICASTMPDQGSHECACIMPKGIWQRFDFNDSHPDLPSLYLRGGSILPVGQPVQYVGETNPTDELSLLISLDENGKAEGVLYEDDGDGYGYTQGNYLLTYYSAEIDSSNLTVKVSKSEGSYRRPKRPLLVKLLLGGGAMIDAQGIDGEELHLEIPSESQVVKLVLASEDWYRKQMKNAKNIPSEDGLTGQKGFELSKTPVELKSGDWALKVVPWIGGRIVSMNHLPSGTQWLHSRVEIDGYEEYSGIEYRSAGCSEEYKIIGRDLEQSGEEESLGMEGDIGGGLIIQRIISIVKRNPKILRVDSSIIARNVGAGSGGFSRLVCLRIHPTFTLLHPTEVHIAFTSIDGSKHEIFDGSQELSFEGNNRPDGEWMLVDRCAGLALVNRFDLHQVNTCMVEWGAGTVNLELWSEERPVSIDTPLEICHEYEVRQLS; this comes from the exons ATGGCAGTCTCCATTAACTCAAATATCTCATGCAGTACGATTCCCCCTCTGCGCTGCCATTTCCAGCTAATAAATATTCCCATCAAGGGAATCGATTCGCCTCGTTTCTCCCTTGGGCTCCCCATCTCGAG GTGGAACAGATCCATCGGCGTCGCTCGCAGTCGGATTGGTGGACGATCAGCTTCGTTGGACTTGGAAATGGAGGAACAGCGGATCGCCTCCGGGAAGATGGTCTTCCAGCCGATCCTCGAGGCCGGTGTCTTTCGGTTCGATTGCACGGCGAGCGATCGATCTGCGGTGCTCCCCAGCCTTTCGTTCGCTGATCCGAAAGCCAGGGAGAAATCCATTGAGGCTCAGATGCTTCCTGAGTTCGTTCCCACCTTCGAGCGCTGTGACGGCCAGCAGACCGTCACGATTCAG TTTCCTTCTGGGACATCATTCTATGGAACTGGAGAAGTCAGTGGCCCGCTTGAACGAACTGGGAAACGG ATCTTTACATGGAACACTGATGCGTGGGGGTTTGGTCCTGGAACAACATCCTTGTATCAATCTCACCCTTGGGTTCTGGCTGTTCTGCCAGATGGAAAGGCATTTGGTATTCTTGCTGACACCACACGCCGTTGCGAG ATTGACTTACGGATAGCCGCCATTGTGAAGTTTGTATCTGCTGCAGTGTATCCTATCATTACTTTTGGACCCTGCAATTCGCCAACTAAAGTTCTGATGTCACTTTCTCATGCAATTG GAACCATTTTCATGCCACCAAAATGGTCACTTGGTTATCATCAATGTCGGTGGAGCTATGAATCAGCTGAGAAAGTTAAGGAG ATTGCTAGAACATTTCGAGACAAAGGAATACCTTGTGATGTTATATGGATGGACATTGACTACATGGATGGTTTTCGGTGTTTCACATTTGACAAA TCATATGACCAGGAACACTTTTCTGATCCAGAATCTATGGTAAATGATCTTCATGCAAGGGGCTTCAAGGCAATCTGGATGCTTGATCCTGGGATTAAAATGGAAGATGGTTATTTTGTCTATGAAAGTGGGTCTGAAAATAATGTGTGGATTAAAAAAGCAGATGGGGAGCCTTTTGTCG GGGAGGTGTGGCCTGGTCCTTGTGTGTTCCCCGATTTCACACAACAAAGCACGCGTTTGTGGTGGGCCAATTTAGTGAAGGACTTCATATCCAATGGAGTTGATGGTATTTGGAATGATATGAATGAGCCTGCTGTATTTAAA ACTGTAACAAAAACAATGCCGGTGAGTAACATACACAGAGGAGATCCTGAGCTTGGTGGCTGTCAAAATCACTTTCACTATCACAAT GTTTATGGCATGTTGATGGCAAGATCAACTCAAGAAGGAATGAAAATGGCGAATAGTAACAAAAGGCCATTTGTGCTCACCAGAGCTGGGTTTATAGGAAGCCAACGTTATGCTGCAACATGGACGGGTGATAACTTATCAAACTGGGAACACCTACATATGAGCCTTTCAATGGTTCTTCAATTG GGGCTTAGTGGGCAGCCATATTCTGGACCAGATATAGGTGGATTTGCTGGTAATGCTACTCCAAAACTCTTTGGTAGGTGGATGGGACTTGCTTCATTTTTTCCATTTTGTCGTGGTCACTCTGAAAAGAGAACTGCAGACCATGAACCATGGTCTTTTGGAGTAGAG TGTGAAGAAATATGCCGTCTTGCTTTGCTTAGGCGGTATCGGTTGTTACCTCATATATATACTCTTTTCTATCTGGCTCATACAAAAGGAACTCCAGTCACAAGTCCTGTCTTTTTTGCTG ATTCAACAGATGCAAAATTGAGGAATgttgaaaattcatttttgctaGGGCCACTGTTGATTTGTGCAAG CACTATGCCAGATCAAGGGTcacatgaatgtgcatgtatcaTGCCAAAAGGAATTTGGCAACGTTTTGATTTCAATGATTCACACCCA GATCTTCCATCTTTGTACTTGCGAGGTGGATCAATACTTCCTGTGGGTCAACCTGTACAATATGTTGGTGAAACAAACCCAACAGATGAACTTTCACTTCTTATTTCTTTAGATGAAAATG GTAAAGCCGAAGGTGTTCTATATGAAGATGATGGTGATGGGTATGGATACACCCAAGGCAATTATCTCTTGACATATTATTCTGCAGAAATCGATTCTTCAAACTTAACAGTTAAAGTTTCAAAATCGGAAGGGTCATACAGGAGGCCAAAACGGCCTCTGCTTGTAAAATTATTGCTTGGAGGAGGTGCTATG ATTGATGCACAAGGCATTGATGGAGAGGAACTGCACTTGGAAATTCCTTCAGAATCTCAAGTGGTTAAATTGGTATTAGCTAGTGAAGATTGGTACAGAAAACAAATGA AAAACGCCAAGAATATCCCAAGTGAAGATGGACTTACTGGTCAGAAGGGATTTGAGCTCTCAAAGACTCCTGTGGAGCTGAAAAGTGGTGACTGGGCCTTGAAGGTGGTGCCCTGGATTGGTGGACGAATTGTATCTATGAATCATCTTCCTTCAg GTACACAGTGGCTGCACAGCCGAGTTGAAATTGACGGATATGAAGAATATAGCGGTATTGAATACCGGTCTGCTGGCTGCTCAGAGGAATATAAAATTATTGG GAGGGATCTTGAGCAGTCTGGAGAGGAAGAATCACTTGGCATGGAAGGGGATATCGGTGGAGGATTGATTATCCAACGGATAATATCTATTGTTAAAAGAAATCCTAAAATTCTACGTGTTGATTCAAGCATCATTGCACGCAATGTTGGAGCCGGTTCTGGTGGATTCTCACG GTTGGTTTGCCTTAGGATTCATCCGACATTCACGCTTTTGCATCCCACTGAAGTTCACATTGCATTCACTTCCATCGATGGTTCAAAGCATGAAATCTTTGACGGATCTCAAGAACTGTCATTTGAAGGGAACAATCGCCCCGATG GTGAATGGATGCTGGTGGACAGGTGTGCAGGACTAGCTTTAGTCAACCGTTTTGATCTCCATCAGGTGAACACATGTATGGTGGAATGGGGAGCTGGAACAGTCAACTTGGAGTTGTGGTCTGAGGAGAGGCCTGTTTCTATAGACACTCCTTTGGAAATTTGCCATGAATATGAGGTCAGGCAACTCTCATGA